The genome window GGCCGACGTGGTCGGCGACATGGTCGGACAGGATTTAAAGTCAAAGGCGTTTTGGGCCGTGCTGCTGGCAATGGGCGGCATCCTGATCTACGTGGGCTATCGCTTCGACTTCCGTTACTCACCCGGGGCGATCGCAGCCCTGGCCCACGACGTGATTATCACCATGGGCGTGTTCGTGGCTATTCAGCACGAGTTCAACCTCACGACCATTGCCGCGCTGCTGACGATTGCCGGGTACTCGGTCAACGATACGATCATCGTCTTCGACCGTATCCGCGAGGGACGCCGTAAATACCACCGCGACAAGCTCGTGAACGTCGTCAACAAGAGCATCAACGAGACCCTGTCGCGTACGCTGCTGTCCAGTTTCACAACGGCTATCGCCGTGCTGGCAATGTTCTTCCTCGGCGGCGAACTGCTGCGCGACTTCTCGTTGGCAATGATCGTTGGCATCCTGGTCGGCACCTACTCGTCGATCTTCGTTGCCAGCCCGGTATTCCTCGGACTGGAGGCTACGTTCGCCAAGCGGCGCAAACGCCGGGCCAGATAGGTGTTGCGTAAGCCCCGCCGCTGGATTCTTCCCGAGACGGACAATCAGTCAGCAACTACACCGTTCCCCGGCAGTGAGGAGCTGCATCCGCTGGTGCGTCGTATTTTGGAGGGCCGCGGCATCTCTTCTGAGCAGGCGCCCGGATTTCTAAACCCGTCGCTGTCCGACCTGATTGAACCGCTGGGGCTCAAGGGGATGCAGGTCGCAGTCGAGCGCCTGGAGCAGGCGGTGGTCGAACGCCAACCGCTGGCGATCTACGGCGATTACGACGTGGACGGTCTGACCTCGACGGCGATCCTCAGCGAGTTCTTCCGCGAAATCGACGTCCCGGTGCTCAACTACATCCCCAACCGGCTGCGCGAGGGTTACGGCCTCAACTCACAGGCCCTCGATACAATCGCCGCCCAGGGGCCGCGGCTGGTCGTTACTGTCGATTGCGGCACTGCGGCAGTGGCCGAGGCCGAATACGCTCATAGCCTTGGAATCGAACTGATCATCACCGACCACCACAAGGCCGGGGATACGCCTCCACGTTGCGTGGCGATGGTCAATCCCAATCAGCCGGGTTGTACTTTTCCGGACAAAGGTCTGGCAGGCGTCGGGGTCGCGTTCTATCTGTTGATAGCCTTGCGTCGCAGATTACGCGAGACCAATGCAGTGCCCGAAGAACGCATTCCCGATCTTAAATCACTGCTCGATCTGGTGGCGCTGGGTACGGTGGCCGACATCGCGCCGCTGAAGGGCCAAAATCGGATACTGGTCAGCAAGGGACTCAAGCTGCTCAGCGAGGAGTCGCGTCTGGGAATCAGGGCGCTGAAAAAGGTCGCCGGCATGACCGGTCAGCGGGTGAGCGCCGGATCGGTGGGGTTCCGCCTCGGGCCGCGAATCAACGCGGCCGGCAGGTTGGGCATGGCGGAGTTCGCGCTGAAGCTTTTAACAACTCGAAACGCGCTCGAGGCCAGTGAGATGGCTGACCTGTTGGAGCGCGAGAACCGCACGCGCCAACAGATCGAACGCGAGATGTACGATCAGGCGAGCCGTATGTTGCGCGACATGGGCGACGACGTCTCAGGGCTTTACAGCTTGGTGTTGGCCTCCGACGGTTGGCACCAGGGCGTAGTTGGGATCGTGGCCAGCAAGCTCTCCGAGGAGCTGCACTTGCCGGTGGCAATGATCTCGCTCAAGGGTGCAATCGGCCGGGGCTCCGCCCGTGGGATCCAGCAGCTCGACCTGTACGACGCGCTTTCTGACAGCCGCGAGCTATTCGAGGATTTTGGAGGACACAAGTACGCTGCCGGCTTCTCGATCAAGCTCGATAATGTCCAGCAGCTGCGCGAAAATTTCGAGCAGTCGGTGCGCTCGCGTATCCAGCCCGACGACCTGATGCCGCAGCTCAAAATCGACTCGGAAATCGATCCGCAGATTATCAACGATCAGTTGCTGAACGAACTCTCCGCCCTGGCGCCTTTTGGCGCCGGCAATCCCGAGCCGGTGTTCGCCGCGTTCAACATTAAGCTGATCAACAGCAAGGTGGTGGGAGGCGACCATCTCAAGTTATGGCTCGACTCGGGCAAGGGTACGCTCGAGGCGATCGGCTTTAACATGGGGCGGCTTCACGATCAACTGAGCGATAGAGTCCACTTGGCGTTCTGCCCACGCTTCGACATGTTCGGGGGACGTCGCAAGATCACGCTGCACCTGCGCGACGTCAAACTTCCTGACTGAGGCTACTGGACCAACGCAATCCGCGAGAGTTGAATCGTCTTTGGTCGATCGTCCCCGGGAAAGCCTACGTCGGAGGGAACGAAGCTTGGACTGATCGACAAACGCAGCGCCAGATTCTGCCCCGAGGTCGTCGTATCAGCGAGCTCAATCCGACGTTCGAATAATCCACTGTGTTCAATTTTGAAGCTTCCCAGGCTGTTGCCGTCAAGCTCGAGATCGATGGTAACGGGGCGATCGTTCAACAATGAGAGATCCGCAAATCCGCTGAGTTCCAAGGCGTTGCGCGCGCCTGATGCGCGCAGCAGCGCAAGCGATTGCGGGGCCAACCAGGCCAGACGATCTTCGCCGGAGTAGCTAAATCCACGAGCCAACTGCAACGGATCGAAGTTTTCTTGGGCAATCTCGATCAGCTCAGTGGCCTGAGTTTCCAGGGCATCGATGGCCGCCGCGGCGCTGGTGTAGAACAGCAGGATCTCGACTCGGTAATCGATAAAGTCGATTCGCGGATCGCGGATCCAATTCGCGTCAATATACTGGCGAGCGAATCCCGCAGGATCGAAGAAGCCCTCATAGCTGGTTACCAGCCAGACGCGTTGCGGATTGTGCTTGCGCAGGTTGCGTTTGATCCAAACCTCGATCGGCTGTTGTTCGAGTTGGCCGAAGACGAACGGGTCGCAGAGCAGGATATATTCAACCTGCGCCGGGCCGTGGTAGTAGTGCAAAAATCCGCCGGCCGCCCCGTCGTGGTAGACCAAAACCAGGTCGTCTTGCGATGCGAGCTGCGCCAGATGTTGCGCCGCCCCGCGCCAATCGTCACGCTGCAATTTGGGATCGCTACGCGCCTGTTTGATCGAAAGTAGACTCAGCGCGATGCACAACGCCAACAGGCCCCATGCGGCGTAACGCATCCAGGAGCGTAATGAAACGAATCCGGCGCCGGCTGCCAGGCAGATCAGCGGCAAGTAGCCGATTAGATAATTCGGCCGCATTATCGGAGCGGCCAGCGACAACAGAAAAACTACCAGCAACGGACCAAGCGCACAGAAAAGCAACAGGGGGCGCAGCAGCGGTGTTCTCTTGTCGCCGATCAATCCACAGCCGTAGAGCATCCAGAAGGGCAACGCGAGCAAGGCCAGCAACAGCATGAAGGCCGTCGAGTCGTGAGGAAGGGCGTCGATCCAAGGCAACAGGGCTGTAACGTCCGACTCCGGACCTCCGATCGCCAGAGAAATCCAGACCTGCCAAATTGATCGACCGACCGACGCCAGCTCACGAAATTGAAAGGAACGGTTGAACAACAGCTGCACGGCGATCGGGAAGGCCAGGGGAAGGCAAAGCAGCGCAAGTTTGGCAACAGCCTTGATCCGCCTGGACCAACTCGGCGCGTCCCGGCGCAGATAGACGATCAATGCTGCGTGACCCAGCAACAGGAACAGACTGAAGTAATGCGTCCAGATCGCAGCTCCCGCGGCCAGCACATACAGGTGCTCTGAACGTCTGTCGCGGCGATCGATCCAGCGCATAAGGGCCCAGGTGCACAGCAGGCACATCAGGGCAAACAACGTGTAGTAGCGCAGTTCCTGCGAGAAGTAGACATGGAACGGATTGACCGCCAACAGCAGTGCCGATGCGCCGGCCACGCGCGGTCCGTTCAAACGTCGCGCCAAGAGGTAGAGCACTGCCACCGCCGCAATGCCCAGCAGCGCGGGCAGCAGCCTCATCCAGGCCGCAGCGTCGCTGATGCGCGACCAGAGGTTGAACAGTGCATAGCTCAACGGCGGATTTACGTCGGCCAGCCCGACAAGCGCCAGCATGTCCGCCAGCGGTCGATTGCTGATCGTCAGCGTGCTGACCTCGTCGTGCCACAGCGACTGATCGTCCAGACCCAGTAGGCGCAGCACTGCGGCTAGGGCGACTATCGCCAGCAAGACCAGCGGCTCATGTAAACGACGCAAGTTCACGTCCAGAGTCTAAATGAATCGCGCTTTACGACAAAGAACACAAAAAAATGACGCGATGCATAAAAAAGGCTTGACAGTCTTGACGCGCCGCATTATATTTGACGCACTGAGTCACAAGAACGCGCCAATGACAGCGCGCTGAGATAGATCAACTAAAACGATTGTCGAGATCAAAGGGAGTTAAACAATGGCACAGATCAAGATCAGTCAGGTACGCGAGGGCGTCAAGACCGCTCTCAAGCCGCTGGCGAACCTCGAAGAGCGCTTCAAGGAAATCGTCGAGAAGATCCAGTCCCAGAAGGTCAAGACCGACGACCTGCCAAAAGTACTCAACGAGCTTACCGGCAAACTGAAAAAGGCCCGCAGCGAGTTCGAGCGTTCCTTCAGCGACGGTCTGACCCAGATGATGGGCGCGATCAACGTCGCCACCAAGGCCGACATCGACGCCATCGACAAGAAGATCGACAAGCTGGCCAAGCAGATGGCCAAACTGCAGGCCCCCAGCGCCAAAAAGGCCCCGGTCAAGAAAGCCGTTGCCAAGAAGGCCCAGGCCAAAAAGCCGGTTGCCAAGAAAAAAGCATCCAAGAAGTAACATCAAGCTACGGTGAATAGCTGAATAGTTTTCCTGGCTCCTAAATATGTATCTCGCCCGCTACCCCCCAGCAGCGGGCATTTTTTTATTTCGGCCAAGGTTCTCTGCGTTGCATTGTTCAGCTGCGGTCGATGGATATAACCAATCATTGTCTGATATAAAGAAGCGCCGTTTGAAGTAATGGAGGTTCGATGTATCTGCTGACGGTTAAGGCTGATTTCGCCGCAGCCCACGCCCTGCGCGGTTATAAGGGGGCGTGCGAGTCGCTCCACGGTCACAACTGGATCGTCGAGCTGACTCTCAGCGCCGCGGTTCTGGACGAAGTGGGCCTTGGCATTGATTTTAAGGAAATGAAAAATCAGCTCAATGCTGAACTAGAGCGATTTGACCACGGCTTTCTCAACGAGGTCGAGCCCTTCGAGCGGATCAATCCCAGCAGCGAAAACATCTCACGCGTGCTCTACGAACGCCTTTCAAAGCGCCTCAACAGTGACAACGTCAAGGTTGTCGAAGTGGCGCTGTGGGAAACACCCAACTCGCGGGCCGCATACCGTCCCTGAGCTACTTGGGCGGCTGCACCTCGAGCATTTTCAGCTGCAGATCGATAAAGCGTTGCAAGCGATCGGCGTCCTCGGGCGTTGCGCCCAGCTCGCGGAAGTCGCGCTGCCAGGAGCGCTCGAAGTACGGCCCGGCTGCCGCATCGACCCAGATCTCGCCGATTGCCGCGCCGGCTTTAACCAGATCGCTGTAATCGCTTTCAACAGCATCGATCACAGCGCGGCGGGCCGTGGGCGACAGGTTGGGCACGGTGTACAGTCCGACGCCGACGCCCAGAGCACAGTAGGGTGCGTTCGCCCGATCAAAGTGGCGGTCGCAGGCCTGCAACGCCCTGCGCGCGCTGCCATCGTTCCACAGCCCGAACTGAATTCCCACGCCGAAGCTGAAGTATGACGCCTCAAGATCGCCCAGCTGTCCGCCGATTTCCCACAGACGATCGGGATCGCGCGCCCACTTGCTGCCGATCTCAACGTAGATTATCCCCTCGTCCCAGGCTTTGGATCGCAGGCGCTCGACCTGCGGTTTATCAAATTGCAACAGGCTGCTCTGCCCGATAGTTCCGGCGATCAAGGGTCCGCAAAGCAATAAGGGCAACCAGATTTTCGGTCGTGAGCCGTTCAGCAAATAGTGTGCGCTCAGTCCTATGGCAGCCGCCAGCCAGGGCAGCATCACGAAAATGTGGGCATGGCTCTCCGGATCGAGGCTCTGCCATCCGCTGAGGAATAGGCCGTAATCCGTGGCCGAGAAGATCAGCGCGTAGATCAGTAGGTAGACCCAGATCACGCAGGCAAAGGCTCCCTTGGGCCAGGCTCCGCCGCGCAACATTGCGCGTGGTCCGCCACGCGATTTAAGTGCGACGATGATTAATCCGACACATGCGGGTAAGTACCAGACATAGGCCCAAAGCTTGCGCGGCAACCCGAGGCTGTCGCGGAAGTGGAATGAGGCCGGCAGGTCGTCGATGAACAGTGCGCCAAAGCGAACGACCATTGCCTGGAGTCGCTCGCCAACGCCCACCGGCGCCCCTGAGCCCGGCGATCCGATAGCATCGCGTATCCGTTGTAAGCCCCAGAAATCATGGGTCGCGTTGTACAAAATCCAGGGCGCAAAGCCGATCAGCGCGCCGAGTAGGAAGTACAGCAGCGCCGGACCAAAAAACCGCAATCGATCGCGCGCGAACCACATCAGGCATACGCTGAGCGGGGCGGCCAGATAACCGTAATGCATGTACGTGCCAAACCCCGCCAGCAGACCCAGAGCGAACATTCGGATTGGTGAACGGCTGCCGCGTTCGAACATCGGCATGGCGATCAGGAACGTCAGGGCGCTTAGGGCCGCGGCCTCGGCGTAGTTGCCCCAGGGGAGCAACGTCACCTGGCTTACGTAGGGCGGCGCTAGAATCAGCATTCCGCCTGCGATCAGCGCGGCCGTGCGCGATGCCAACCGTTTGACCAGCAGGTAGATGCTGACCAACAGCAGCAAAGAAAAAGCAATGGCCACGGTCTTGAGCGCCAGGTGATTCTCACCCAGCAGCTTAAATGGGATCACGGTCAACAGACCGGCGACCAGCGTTCCGCCCTCGTAGTCACCGGGTGTCAGCTCGAGCAACGGAAGCTGCGGCCCGACGATCACCAGATGGGCGATCGATCCGGTCTTGTACTCCTCCTCGTCGTAAACATAGGGCGAGTACAGCAGCAGCACAGCGCGCCAAATCAGGAACAGCACGATCAGCAGCGCCAGCGCCCAGTCCACGCGTTGTCGGGAGTTCACCATGCCCGGTCCACCTGCCAGATCGTCAGCCGCACGGGTCCGGAGCCCTCGTTGTATTGCTCGGAGCTGTAGCGCAGCATCTGCGGTTGCAGCTCAATGCCAAGCTCCTCAACCTCGATCGCTTCGACATCGGCTAGAAGTTCCACGGGCAGCGACTTGATCATCAGGTAGTTCACATCGCGCTGAGCCAGATATGAATGCAGTTCCCCGTTGTCCATAGCGCGCTTGAAATTGAAGTCCATAATCACGCCGTCGAGGTTGATCGTGTCCAGTCCGGAAAAGAAGGCGAACACGCCGGCGTCTCGAGCTGCGGCCAGGCTGTCGTGAGGCAGCCGCGCGCGCGCCCACTGCGCCGCGTTGTAGGATTCGGATTGCCAGGTGCGGGTCGCACCGCTTTGCAGATCCTGTATGCGCTGACGATAGGAAGCGTTCTCGATCGAAGCGATCCAGGCAACCGATACGACAATCAGCAAGCCAAGCACAATGCCGAGCATTCGAGGAGAACGTAGCGGTGCATCGAGCTTAAAGCGCGGCAGAATGCGCCCGGCGTCCAGGGCGATAATCGCAAACGCCATGGCGTACGCAACGCAGTGCCAAAAGGCGAAGTAGCGCGCGATGAACAGCAGCTCGTAGCCAAAGTGCAGCAAAACGAAACAAGCTGCTACCGATGCAAGCGTCTGCAGGTTCTCGATACTGCGACGCTCTGGACGCGACGCCACGAATAGTCGGATTAATCCCAGGCAAAGCACGAGCACGAACGCAGGGGCCAGGGCGATACGCTGGGGCGGCAGTGCCAACCACAACAGCAGCAGACCGCAAAGTCCCAGGACAACGGTATGCAGCATTATGGTCGCGACTTCGATCCAACGTCGGCGCTGGGCAAGCGGCGCGACAGCCCACAGCAACATACGCGT of Candidatus Alcyoniella australis contains these proteins:
- the secF gene encoding protein translocase subunit SecF, with the translated sequence MEWIKPGTNVNFMGWRKPAIAISLLLLTVSFALFLFQGPNLGIDFKGGIEIRVSFSQDPGMDGIRDALKPLGMGEAQIQKFTNIPGKNIYTIQLKGEQEVDVKAADESTVMGDRAIEISETLTNSFPSMQVEIISADVVGDMVGQDLKSKAFWAVLLAMGGILIYVGYRFDFRYSPGAIAALAHDVIITMGVFVAIQHEFNLTTIAALLTIAGYSVNDTIIVFDRIREGRRKYHRDKLVNVVNKSINETLSRTLLSSFTTAIAVLAMFFLGGELLRDFSLAMIVGILVGTYSSIFVASPVFLGLEATFAKRRKRRAR
- the recJ gene encoding single-stranded-DNA-specific exonuclease RecJ, with amino-acid sequence MLRKPRRWILPETDNQSATTPFPGSEELHPLVRRILEGRGISSEQAPGFLNPSLSDLIEPLGLKGMQVAVERLEQAVVERQPLAIYGDYDVDGLTSTAILSEFFREIDVPVLNYIPNRLREGYGLNSQALDTIAAQGPRLVVTVDCGTAAVAEAEYAHSLGIELIITDHHKAGDTPPRCVAMVNPNQPGCTFPDKGLAGVGVAFYLLIALRRRLRETNAVPEERIPDLKSLLDLVALGTVADIAPLKGQNRILVSKGLKLLSEESRLGIRALKKVAGMTGQRVSAGSVGFRLGPRINAAGRLGMAEFALKLLTTRNALEASEMADLLERENRTRQQIEREMYDQASRMLRDMGDDVSGLYSLVLASDGWHQGVVGIVASKLSEELHLPVAMISLKGAIGRGSARGIQQLDLYDALSDSRELFEDFGGHKYAAGFSIKLDNVQQLRENFEQSVRSRIQPDDLMPQLKIDSEIDPQIINDQLLNELSALAPFGAGNPEPVFAAFNIKLINSKVVGGDHLKLWLDSGKGTLEAIGFNMGRLHDQLSDRVHLAFCPRFDMFGGRRKITLHLRDVKLPD
- a CDS encoding glycosyltransferase family 39 protein, with amino-acid sequence MRRLHEPLVLLAIVALAAVLRLLGLDDQSLWHDEVSTLTISNRPLADMLALVGLADVNPPLSYALFNLWSRISDAAAWMRLLPALLGIAAVAVLYLLARRLNGPRVAGASALLLAVNPFHVYFSQELRYYTLFALMCLLCTWALMRWIDRRDRRSEHLYVLAAGAAIWTHYFSLFLLLGHAALIVYLRRDAPSWSRRIKAVAKLALLCLPLAFPIAVQLLFNRSFQFRELASVGRSIWQVWISLAIGGPESDVTALLPWIDALPHDSTAFMLLLALLALPFWMLYGCGLIGDKRTPLLRPLLLFCALGPLLVVFLLSLAAPIMRPNYLIGYLPLICLAAGAGFVSLRSWMRYAAWGLLALCIALSLLSIKQARSDPKLQRDDWRGAAQHLAQLASQDDLVLVYHDGAAGGFLHYYHGPAQVEYILLCDPFVFGQLEQQPIEVWIKRNLRKHNPQRVWLVTSYEGFFDPAGFARQYIDANWIRDPRIDFIDYRVEILLFYTSAAAAIDALETQATELIEIAQENFDPLQLARGFSYSGEDRLAWLAPQSLALLRASGARNALELSGFADLSLLNDRPVTIDLELDGNSLGSFKIEHSGLFERRIELADTTTSGQNLALRLSISPSFVPSDVGFPGDDRPKTIQLSRIALVQ
- a CDS encoding phasin family protein; this translates as MAQIKISQVREGVKTALKPLANLEERFKEIVEKIQSQKVKTDDLPKVLNELTGKLKKARSEFERSFSDGLTQMMGAINVATKADIDAIDKKIDKLAKQMAKLQAPSAKKAPVKKAVAKKAQAKKPVAKKKASKK
- the queD gene encoding 6-carboxytetrahydropterin synthase QueD produces the protein MYLLTVKADFAAAHALRGYKGACESLHGHNWIVELTLSAAVLDEVGLGIDFKEMKNQLNAELERFDHGFLNEVEPFERINPSSENISRVLYERLSKRLNSDNVKVVEVALWETPNSRAAYRP
- a CDS encoding glycosyltransferase family 39 protein, which encodes MVNSRQRVDWALALLIVLFLIWRAVLLLYSPYVYDEEEYKTGSIAHLVIVGPQLPLLELTPGDYEGGTLVAGLLTVIPFKLLGENHLALKTVAIAFSLLLLVSIYLLVKRLASRTAALIAGGMLILAPPYVSQVTLLPWGNYAEAAALSALTFLIAMPMFERGSRSPIRMFALGLLAGFGTYMHYGYLAAPLSVCLMWFARDRLRFFGPALLYFLLGALIGFAPWILYNATHDFWGLQRIRDAIGSPGSGAPVGVGERLQAMVVRFGALFIDDLPASFHFRDSLGLPRKLWAYVWYLPACVGLIIVALKSRGGPRAMLRGGAWPKGAFACVIWVYLLIYALIFSATDYGLFLSGWQSLDPESHAHIFVMLPWLAAAIGLSAHYLLNGSRPKIWLPLLLCGPLIAGTIGQSSLLQFDKPQVERLRSKAWDEGIIYVEIGSKWARDPDRLWEIGGQLGDLEASYFSFGVGIQFGLWNDGSARRALQACDRHFDRANAPYCALGVGVGLYTVPNLSPTARRAVIDAVESDYSDLVKAGAAIGEIWVDAAAGPYFERSWQRDFRELGATPEDADRLQRFIDLQLKMLEVQPPK